In one Leptidea sinapis chromosome 25, ilLepSina1.1, whole genome shotgun sequence genomic region, the following are encoded:
- the LOC126972206 gene encoding toll-like receptor 6, which translates to MTLSYLSLIFRPSSCLILFKMAFNQTSHKNSFLASVFLLFVLALDIADQSSLPLKYEAPDDCQWWLRGPNDSHEVSLTCKLRTINSEFDTTNFSVIPSEHTTSLRIECNEEMMYKSSLDDRSFSHLVKLRELVLDNCKIGRWPPGVLSGLRDLRNLTIRTKNTEWAAMSLEIASESFTSVRQLEKLDLSFNNIWSFPENLFCPLTNLVYLNVSSNRLQDVSDLGFRERVMHQALISDHEGPTASAPIPHASCSLDIEVLDASYNHFVLMPENGFHALRRLKELHIHDNEISMVADKALAGLKQLQIIDLSNNKIVALPQDLFKECRSVIKEIYLQNNSISVLSPTLFANLEQLLALDLSHNHLTSTWINENTFAGLIRMVLLNLSNNRLTKLEPKIFRDLYTLQILNIQHNMLENIAADTFAPMNNLHTLILSYNKITHVDAYALNGLYVLSLLSLDNNRLEELHPEAFRNTSSLQDLNLNGNRLKKVPLALRNMRLLRTLDLGENLITSLVEPGFVGLHNVYGLRLIGNQIENITDDIFTDLPALQILNLARNNLRYIDPNAFEALKNLQAMRLDANQLTDIQNLFVNIPSLLWLNVSDNKIDWFDYSLIPTGLQWLDLHNNNIKELGNNHSLDKELRLETLDASFNKLVNISTYSIPSSVALLFLNDNQITHVEAQTFVGKTNLTRVDLYANQITSLDFNALRLTPVDPGRPLPEFYIGGNNFQCDCTMEWLQRINKLDHLRQHPRVMDLESIYCKLLYNRERTYIPLIEAESSQFLCTYKTHCFTLCHCCDFDACDCEMTCPSNCTCYHDQSWSVNIVDCSAAGYSEIPNSIPMDATELYLDGNNFGGLTSHAFIGRKNLKILYANNSNIDALYNNTFSGLKRLTVLHLEKNNIKELLGFELLPLENLRELYLQDNKIHYIDNRTFIELKHLEVLLLEGNNIYGFAVWQFTLNPYLVEISLSRNPWSCDCQYIQKFRNWFRYNLGKVEDAFRITCTFDNVTNAVGPHMSDFNSTICTSHVGGSSSIIENQVINDYLPLLLISLCVFVISSVLICGVFYWRRELRAWVYYHCGFRMCYKSTAFDDEADKDRLFDAYISYSVKDESFVAQMLAPGLESTDPSFRLCLHYRDFNASAYVADTIIEAVESSKRTIIVLSKNFINNEWCRFEFKTALHEVLKERRRRLIIIMLGDIPSRDIDPELRLCLKANTCVEWGDRQFWQKLRFAMPDLRKCQYHRSTVNIYASVSPVGAGRAPAPPPPPPKLPPLLAEGLADRLTVSSGVHARDHSHRIPPHAQMWA; encoded by the coding sequence ATGACATTAAGCTATTTGTCTCTGATTTTCCGTCCTTCTTCATGtttgattttattcaaaatggctTTTAATCAAACATCTCACAAAAACTCATTCCTAGCTTCAGTGTTTTTACTATTCGTATTGGCTCTTGATATTGCTGATCAAAGTTCGTTACCGCTCAAATATGAAGCCCCAGATGATTGTCAGTGGTGGTTGCGAGGGCCTAACGACTCACACGAAGTGTCGCTCACGTGTAAACTGCGAACGATCAACAGTGAGTTTGATACGACAAACTTTAGTGTTATCCCTTCGGAACATACGACATCTTTAAGGATTGAGTGTAATGAAGAAATGATGTATAAAAGCTCCTTGGACGATCGTAGTTTTTCCCATTTAGTGAAGTTACGTGAACTTGTGTTAGACAATTGTAAAATTGGGAGGTGGCCACCTGGTGTCTTGTCCGGATTGAGAGATCTTCGAAACTTAACCATACGTACAAAAAATACTGAGTGGGCCGCCATGAGCCTAGAGATTGCATCAGAAAGTTTCACATCAGTAAGGCAATTAGAAAAGTTAGACCTCAGTTTTAATAACATTTGGTCGTTCCCTGAAAATCTATTTTGTCCCCTTACAAACttagtttatttaaatgtttcatcaAATAGACTGCAAGATGTAAGCGATTTGGGATTTAGAGAAAGAGTAATGCATCAAGCTCTAATTAGTGATCATGAAGGTCCAACTGCATCGGCACCAATACCACATGCATCGTGCTCTCTCGATATTGAAGTACTCGACGCATCATATAACCATTTTGTTTTAATGCCTGAAAATGGATTTCACGCCCTACGAAGGCTCAAAGAATTGCACATTCATGATAACGAAATATCCATGGTCGCCGATAAAGCTCTAGCGGGCTTGAAAcaattacaaattattgatCTATCGAACAACAAAATTGTAGCACTGCCTCAAGACTTGTTCAAGGAGTGTAGGTCagtaattaaagaaatttatttacaaaataattcaataagtgTGCTCTCTCCTACGCTATTTGCTAATCTTGAACAGCTATTGGCCTTAGATCTATCGCATAACCACTTGACTAGTACATGGATAAATGAAAACACATTCGCAGGACTTATCAGAATGGTGTTACTAAATTTATCTAATAACAGACTAACGAAACTTGAACCTAAGATATTTAGAGATTTATACACACTACAAATTCTGAATATCCAACACAATATGCTAGAGAATATTGCAGCCGATACTTTTGCACCAATGAATAATCTTCACACATTAATATTATCTTACAATAAGATAACTCATGTCGACGCTTATGCATTGAATGGCCTATACGTTCTATCTCTGCTATCTCTCGATAATAATCGTCTTGAAGAACTGCACCCCGAAGCATTTCGTAATACTTCCTCATTACaagatttgaatttaaatggaAATCGACTGAAAAAGGTGCCACTTGCTCTAAGAAATATGCGTTTGCTGAGAACGCTCGATCTTGGAGAAAATCTGATAACATCTTTGGTGGAGCCAGGATTTGTTGGATTACATAATGTGTATGGACTTCGTCTTATTGGAAACCAGATTGAGAATATAACTGATGATATTTTCACTGATTTACCAGCGCTACAAATATTAAACTTGGCACGAAATAATTTAAGATACATTGACCCAAATGCTTTTGAAGCGCTCAAAAATTTACAAGCCATGAGATTAGATGCCAATCAACTCACAGACATACAGaatttgtttgtaaatataccTTCTTTGTTGTGGTTAAACGTGTCAGATAACAAAATAGACTGGTTTGATTACTCCCTCATACCAACGGGACTTCAATGGCTTGATCTTCACAATAACAACATCAAAGAATTAGGAAACAACCACAGCTTGGATAAGGAATTAAGGTTAGAAACGTTAGACGCAAGCTTCAATAAACTGGTCAATATATCCACCTACTCGATTCCCAGCAGCGTCGCTCTGCTATTCCTCAATGATAATCAAATAACTCATGTTGAGGCTCAAACTTTTGTTGGAAAAACCAATTTAACAAGAGTCGATTTGTATGCAAATCAGATCACTAGCTTGGATTTCAATGCGCTTCGTTTAACTCCAGTTGATCCGGGCCGGCCTTTGCCCGAATTTTATATTGGCGGAAATAATTTTCAATGTGACTGTACCATGGAGTGGTTACAACGTATAAATAAACTTGACCATCTCAGGCAGCATCCTAGAGTGATGGATTTAGAAAGCATATATTGCAAGTTGTTGTATAATCGTGAAAGAACATATATTCCGCTCATTGAAGCGGAATCCTCACAGTTTTTGTGTACGTATAAGACTCACTGTTTTACTTTGTGTCATTGTTGTGATTTCGACGCGTGTGATTGTGAAATGACGTGCCCTTCGAACTGTACTTGCTATCACGACCAATCGTGGTCGGTTAATATTGTGGACTGCTCTGCTGCTGGGTATTCAGAAATACCCAACAGCATACCTATGGACGCTACTGAACTATATTTAGACGGAAATAATTTTGGTGGTTTAACAAGTCATGCATTTATAGGTCGTAAAAACTTAAAGATACTGTAcgcaaacaattcaaatattgatgctttgtataataatacatttagtGGACTAAAACGCTTAACCGTGTTGCATTtagaaaagaataatataaaggAGTTGTTAGGGTTTGAATTATTGCCATTAGAAAATTTACGAGAGCTGTATCTGCAAGACAATAAAATACACTATATCGACAATCGGACATTCATCGAACTTAAGCATTTGGAAGTTTTACTTCTAGAaggtaacaatatttatggttTTGCTGTGTGGCAATTCACGCTTAATCCATATTTGGTAGAGATAAGTCTTTCACGCAACCCTTGGTCTTGCGATTGCCAATACATACAGAAATTCCGAAACTGGTTTCGATACAATCTCGGAAAAGTAGAAGATGCTTTCAGAATAACCTGTACATTCGATAACGTAACAAATGCAGTGGGGCCTCACATGTCTGACTTTAACTCTACGATTTGTACTAGTCACGTTGGCGGGAGTTCTTCGATAATCGAAAACCAAGTCATAAATGATTACCTCCCATTACTTCTGATATCGCTTTGCGTATTCGTGATAAGCTCCGTTCTTATATGTGGTGTGTTTTATTGGCGACGTGAGCTAAGAGCATGGGTTTACTATCACTGTGGATTTAGAATGTGCTATAAGAGCACAGCATTTGATGATGAAGCTGATAAAGACAGATTATTTGACGCCTACATTAGTTATAGTGTGAAAGACGAGTCGTTTGTTGCTCAAATGCTCGCGCCGGGTTTGGAATCGACAGATCCAAGTTTCCGGCTCTGCCTACATTATCGTGATTTCAACGCCTCGGCGTACGTGGCCGATACAATAATAGAGGCGGTCGAATCATCCAAACGAACTATTATAGtgttatcaaaaaactttatcaATAACGAGTGGTGTAGGTTCGAGTTCAAAACGGCTCTCCACGAAGTATTAAAAGAGAGACGAAGAagactgataataataatgctaGGCGACATACCGAGCCGTGACATTGATCCCGAGTTGAGGCTGTGTTTGAAGGCGAATACGTGTGTAGAGTGGGGTGATAGACAGTTTTGGCAGAAGTTGCGGTTCGCGATGCCGGATCTGCGGAAGTGTCAGTATCATCGGTCGACTGTGAATATTTACGCGTCGGTGTCGCCCGTGGGGGCTGGGAGGGCTCCGGCGCCTCCGCCTCCGCCCCCGAAGCTTCCGCCCCTGCTGGCCGAAGGGCTGGCCGACCGGCTGACCGTGTCCTCCGGTGTTCACGCACGCGATCACTCGCACCGCATTCCACCGCATGCACAGATGTGGGCGTAG